One Flexivirga aerilata DNA segment encodes these proteins:
- the mtrA gene encoding MtrAB system response regulator MtrA, whose translation MTNARVLVVDDDPSLAEMLGIILQGEGLEVSHCADGSGALEAFHESKPDMVLLDVMLPGVDGIEVCRRIRAESHVPIVMLTARTDTVDVVVGLESGADDYITKPFKPQELVARVRARLRRGDEPEAELLELGDLTIDVAGHSVKRDGAPIALTPLEFDLLVALGRKPWQVFSRETLLEQVWGYRHAGDTRLVNVHVQRLRSKVEKDPENPEIVLTVRGVGYKAGPA comes from the coding sequence GTGACCAACGCACGAGTGCTCGTCGTCGACGACGATCCATCGCTCGCCGAGATGCTCGGCATCATCCTGCAGGGCGAGGGCCTTGAGGTCAGCCACTGTGCCGACGGCAGCGGCGCGCTGGAGGCCTTCCACGAGAGCAAGCCCGACATGGTGCTGCTCGACGTGATGCTGCCCGGCGTCGACGGCATCGAGGTATGCCGCCGCATCCGTGCCGAGTCGCACGTCCCGATCGTCATGCTCACCGCCCGCACCGACACCGTCGACGTGGTGGTCGGCCTGGAGTCGGGCGCGGACGACTACATCACCAAGCCGTTCAAGCCGCAGGAGCTGGTCGCCCGGGTGCGTGCCCGGCTGCGCCGCGGCGACGAGCCGGAGGCCGAGCTGCTCGAGCTCGGCGACCTCACCATCGACGTCGCCGGCCACTCGGTGAAGCGTGACGGCGCGCCGATCGCGTTGACGCCGCTGGAGTTCGACCTGCTGGTCGCGCTCGGTCGCAAACCGTGGCAGGTGTTCTCCCGCGAGACCCTGCTGGAGCAGGTGTGGGGTTACCGGCACGCCGGTGACACCCGCCTGGTCAACGTGCACGTGCAGCGGCTGCGCTCGAAGGTGGAGAAGGACCCGGAGAACCCGGAGATCGTGCTGACCGTCCGCGGCGTCGGGTACAAGGCAGGACCCGCCTGA